The nucleotide sequence GTTGATATGTTCCCGCAGACGGCGCATGTGGAGACTATAGTGTTGATGTCAAGAGTCGAAGGGAAATAGTCGCGAAAGCCCAGTATTACTGCAGTTTTTGGGGATTCGAGCAAATTTGGTATCGAATAAGACAAGCGCTCTGTGGTAACTTATCTAAGAGTGCTTTGGCTCGAAAAGTGTAGGTTTGAGTAGCTGATTTAGATGTCACAGAGTTGAAGCTGTGGATTAGATGTCAAGGAGTTGTGTGTCCAAGATAGATGTCAACACCGTATTATGTTATTTTCAAGTAACATTCTATCTTACAGACCAAATGTTAATCCGCGTTGCTTGTGGCAACGGCCTGCTGTTCATACAATGAGGATAACAACTGAAGAAAGGAGGTTATCCTCGATGCTAAGCGAAAACATACAATCCATTAGAAAGTCAAAAGGGCTTTCGCAAGAAGAACTTGCAATTAAGCTAAATGTTGTGAGACAAACAGTATCCAAATGGGAACGAGGTTTATCGGTTCCGGATTCTGAAATGTTGATCACTATTTCAGATATTCTTGAAACACCGGTGAGTGCTTTACTCGGTGAGACTTACACTGAAACACCGGGCGATGATTTGAAAGTGATTTCTGAAAAATTGGAGATCATAAATCTGCAGCTGGCACGCAGTAAGGCTACTAAACGAAAAATGCTTCATTGGCTGTTTATTATATTGTGTATGCTCATTGTAATAACTGCTGCGGTTTTGATTTCACGTAATAGTCTCTACTTGAGTTGGGATTTCAATGATCCGGAAACTGCAGTAGTAGGAACGTTCCTTCATGCATTTGAATGGTTCTTTTTCAGATTAGCACCTATTGCGTTGATTGGAACTGTCGTCGGAATTGTTTTAACAAGAGAAAAAAGAAAATAGACAGACCAAGGCTCCTCACTACTAGCAAATGTGTCAGTGGCGAGGAGCCTTTTTATGCCTCGATCTCAATGCTTACACCGGACTTGAATTCTACGGTGAAGTGGTCTGCGAAGACGTTGATTTTCTCGATGAGTCGTCTGACCAGAGCCTTGTTAAATTCTGTGATGTTGGTTTCTTGTTGACCTATGAAGTTCTGCAGTTCTTTGATTCGGTTCATGGTTTCTTCTCGACTGTAGCTGTCAGCTTCGGACTTTCCCTTCTGTTCGCGGAGGCGGACAAGTTCGGCCTGCACCTGCAGGAAGAGTTCTTTCGGAATGATCGCCTCGTGGTCATCCTCGACGTAGTACTTGAGGTACCGTGCCGTTGTTTTTGATTCGCTTCTTGGTGAGAAAATCGACGGTGTAGGTCTTCTGCAGCAGAGCATCCCCCACGTACTTCTCGTTTCGGAGAATCTTGTTGATGGTGCTAGTGTGCCATTTTGTCTTTCCGGCACCGGCGAGGATGCTGTCTGCCTCAAGGCTAGCTGAAATCTTGTCCATGCTGGAGCCTTCGAGGTACTCTCGGTAGATTCACTTTACAATTTCTGCCTGCTCTGGGTCGATGATCAGGTGACCGTCTTTGTCCTTAGTGTAGCCGAGGAAGCGACTGTGATTCACCTGAACTTTTCCTTGCTGGTAACGGTACTGGAGATCGAGTTTCACGTTCTGCGAAAGACTCTGGCTTTCCTGCTGGGCAAGCGATGCCGTGATCGTGATCAGTACTTCGCTCTTGGCATCCATTGTATTGATGGACTCCTTTTCAAAGTTAGACTGGAATGTTTTTGTCTTTCAGCTGTCGGATGTACTGCAGGCAGTCGAGCGTGTTGCGGGTAAAACGGCTGATCGATTTGGTGATGATCATGTCAATGTTCCCGGTCATGCATTCATCGATCATGCGGTTGAACTCGTCTCGCTTTTTGGTGTTGGTTCCGGAGATGCCGTCGTCGGCAAAGATGCCCGCCAGCATCCACTCCGGATTGCTCTGAATGTACTCGGTGTAGTGGGTGACTTGAGCATCATAGCTGGTTTCCTGCTCATCGGAGTCTGTACTGACTCGACAGTAGGCGGCGACGTGAAGCTTGGGCTGCTCAGATTGCTTGATGGCGTCTGGCAGGAATAAACATGACATTGCCCATCAGTTCACCTCGCTTTCAATGAGACTGTATAGGTATTCTGCCTGCAAGCCTTGGGTCTTCATAGTGCTGAACAGCTTCGACAAGATGGAAGCGTGTCGGAACTGTAGCTTGCTTCATGGCTTTCTTGTGGTTCAGCCTGCCAAGCTTATCAAGCACGTCTGATACATTCCTTTGCAGCGCTGTCGAAAGTCTCCTGATCGATGATGGCGGTAAGAGGTTATTACCAAGATAGTGACTATTCTCCATCAGGCGTTTTGCTTCACCGTGGTAGGCTTCAAGACCTCATCTGACCAGTGGTAAAGATCGGCTTTATTGATTTCAAAAGTGCTGATATTTTGCTGCCTTGGCTGGTAGATGGTAATGGAAATTTGATCGATGTCGTAAATATCATCGAAAAGCTCCAAAGCTCCGAGGGCATAACATTTCATCTGCGGATTCTCATCTGTCAAGACTAGAACACCGAGTCCGTGCTTGTAGTCGATCACCCGAAGTGTGCCGTATGCGATAATGATGCAGTCAGCAGTCCCGAAGCCTTGTTCTACCCAGCGGGAGAAGTCCGCACGCTGCTCGATCAGGATGACCGGATCAGCACAGGTTTTCTTGGCGGCTTCGAATTGCTCCAGAACATATTTGGCATAGCCGGTTGTGCAGTCCTTCATCTCCTTGGAATACTAGGAAAGGTTTTCAGTCGGATCTTCGGTTGAAAGTCCCAGTGCTGACTTGAGTTTATGTTCCGCAAGTGAATGGGCATCGGTGCCTTCTGCAGCGTAGTCACTTCCCTTATCTTTATAATTTTCGGAGAGCCTTGCTGAAGGTGGACAGTGGAGCCAGCGGTTGGAGCTGGATGCAGAGAGGATCGCATGTGCTTTAGCTGCCATTTGCAATTACCTCCGCGTTCTTAAGCAGGGCTTCATAGTTTGCTGGATCGACTAACGAGAGCTTCGCGGCGCCGTATTTCTTGAGCAGGGCGCGTACCTCTGCGGTATGACCGGCGCGGGAGAGATTTGCGAGAACGGGCATTACATCTTTAAGTTTCAGCTTCCTCTTAGGCTCCGACTGTTTCTTAATAGGTGCTTCGGGTTCCTCTACTCCTGAAAATTGCTGGTAAAGCCAGTCGGCTGCGTCGTTAATAGTAGCAGCGGCATCCCGCAGGTCTTTTATGGTCTGATCTATTTCTGCCATCTTTGACATTCTGTTTTCCTCCTTTCTTGGATTGACATTGTGCGGCAAGGATTGAAAGGTTCCTTGCCAGTCTGGCAGATACACGACTGATGGAGTTCAAGAGTTTGATCTCCTCATTGATGTTCCCGTCGGTGTTTGTGTAAGTGCGGTACATTCTGTTCACCTCCATTTCTGAAGGCTTGTATCTCGTGCCTTCACCTTCCACTGGAGATGCACAGGTAATTTGAGCGGAGAATTTTAAAAGAAAATATTCCGGCCATCATCCCGAAGTGGGACAGTGGCTGGAAAGAGCAAGATATTACTTACTTTCTATCTTATGGAGCTCGGTGCGATACCTCTTCATCTGGTCGGCAAAAATGCGCTGTGGTCTGCCAAGAACTTTGGCAATCTTGCGGTCAGAGATACCTTCCGGGTTGTCTATCCAGAGTTGGATGATCTTGTCTGTCTCTAGGTCAAGTTGGCGCAAGATGTGCGATGAGCCGGGTAAGAAGTTGTCTGTCTGCTACAACGTCTTCAATAGATGGACTATTGTCGGTAATGTTCTCCCCGAGGGATACTGTGTTGGGTGCATGATATTCGCATAAATCGCACTGGCCATCGCATTTCCATAAGTAGCACTTAGGACACATGCAACAGCCGTGGTTCTGTTCGCGGGGATACGCCAGATTTCTGGGTAGAGAGAGCGGTACTGCTCCTCTGTGATAGGTACGAGAGTAATCCTGGATGGATTCTCCGGGTTACGAAGTGGATAAAAACGATTTTTACTTGTGTTTGTCATTTTGAGACCTCCGATTTTCGATTTCTCGAACCGGAGGTCTCAAAAAGGCGCAGCTATCCTATAGAAAGAGAATGCAGTCTTTCGGATTACTCCGATTCGGATTGCAGCTTTCCTGCTCATCAGTTAGCTGTGTTACATATTTACTTGTCCACCGAATAACATGAGCCATCGTTGATCGGACGATGCGTTATCCGGGGGGTTCGCTTCGTTCAAATTACAAACTAAAAATTCATATCTCGAATATAATGTTTGATATCTGGAATGTCGCGTGATATAATATACGTGGAATTTTTATGCGTTCACGGTATGTACACACACGTTTTCTTAAAGCTGTATTCAGTATATAAAATGGGTACCTTCGACTTGGGCCTTGTTTGGTTCAACGTGGTTCAGTGTGGTTCCAATCTTACGGAGGAAGGAGACGGTTAATCTTGGGATTTAAAACGCTTTTTTCAATATTGAAGAAGCATATGTCCGACGGCGATGATGTGCCGTATTTTTTTCGTGAGATTATGGCTATGATTACAACCGTTACAGAAGATGAGTGGAGTTCCAACAAAGACCCATCTGTAAAGACTAAGGACAATACCTTGCGCAATTATGTAAAACGCGGAATCTCAAAGAAACTGGCACAGGCGATTGTTTACAGACTTACACCGGAAATATTGACAGAACGGGTAAATGAGAAGAATGAAATTCAAAGATCGCTGATGGCTGATGATCTTCGTGGATATGATCCTTCAATTGATTTAGATAATGTCGGAGAAAAGGTTGCTGAATGGATGGTGGAGATCATTCAGACAACAGCAGGACTTGCTCAGCAGGACGCACTGGAGAAACAGAAGCAGCAAAAACTTGCTATAGAACTAAAGGATAAATAATGGTGAGTATCTTCTTACAGAGTCAACAGGTTTTTGCCCGAATTGTGGTAAAGAACTGACAGCTTCAAACAATGGCAAGACGAAAAGGTATATGAGGTCAGTCTTGTGGATCAAAATGCCGATGTGAAGCCTGAAAATCTTATAGCAATGTGCCCGATGTGCTATGCCACATATTTAATTGATGATAATAAAAAACTCTGTAAAGAGTTGCAGGGCAAGAAAAATGTCCTTACAACGCATAAGCAGAGCGTTCGTTTGCTGGACGACTTTCCGCTTGAAAAAGGAATTACAGGAGTAATTACAAAAATTAAAAAGTTGAAGGAAAAAGATCTGGTGCAGGCAGTACTTGATCCTAAGGAGCTTAATAAAAAAATCGATCCTTCTCAGAATCTGGCTTATACCTTTCAGTAAATAATTATGTAACTACATGTTTTCTGAAAATACATGAAATCATGATGAATCTGGACAATCGTAAAGCTATTGATTATGAAAAAGTTCAGGATCAGATGAAGTCAATTTACAGACGCCTTAAAAAGGCGAATAAGAGTAAATTGGAAATTTTCACTGAGATTTCAGATAAGATTCATCGCGTTACGCTTCAGGACGATATCTTCTGCCAGATTGTGGTTTCATACTTTATACAAAGTTACGAGGTGTTTTAATGCAATTACCAAATAAATTATATTCATATGAGAATAGCACCTTAGATTTGATACCAAAGGTGCTGACAGAACTACAATATGGGTCGAAAAAGGTAAAGGATTTATATAGCATAATTAAGCCTTTCCTTGATGATCCTACAGATTTTTTGGTTGTGATGGATTGTCTTTATGCCCTTCGAGCAGTTGAAATTAACAATAATGGGGAGGTCTATAAATGCTTATAGAAATGAGTTCTCCCGTGTTCATAGAGAAAGGAGTTGTAAGACCTCCAATTGTATTTAAAGAAGGACTTAATGTTGTTCTTGGAAGAGAGGATGGTACGAATTCTATAGATAAATCGTCCGTGCTGCTTGCTATCGACTTTGTATTCGGTGGAAACACCTATATTGCAAGTGATGGTGTCAAGCACATCGGTGATCATACTATTTTCTTTACTTTTAAATTTGAAGGAAAAGAATATTACTTTGCCAGAAATACTGCTTCAGCGGAGGAAGTGCAGATTTGCTCAAAAGGCTATAGTCTTACCGGAAAGGTAAAAACTCGTCAGGAATTTGTTGATTGGCTCAAGAAAAAATACCAGATGGATTTTCCGGGGCTGTCATTTCGCTCTACGCTTAGTAGTTTCTTACGTGTATATGGTAAAGATAATACAAATGAACGCAAACCGTTATATGGAATTCCCGGAGACGGTATGCAGAAATCAATAGATCGACTGGTTAAACTCTTTGACCGATACAGGGATATCGAGGACTTCACAAGCAGACTGGAGGAACAAAAGAAAAAGCTATCTGCGTATCGAGAAGCTCGTAAATATCATTTTGTATCAGACCTCGTCGGTGGAAAAGAAAAATACGATGAAAATCTTGCAGAGATTCATTCTCTACAAGTGGAACTTGATATATTGACTTCTGAACGAGTTTCAACCTGTTCAGAAGAAGACATAGAGAAAAATAAACTTAAATCCGATTTGAAGGATAAAAAATTTCGTTTAGAGGAAAGCATAGAATCTAAAAAACGCAGGTTGAATCTGCTTGATATGAGCTTAAGCTATGGCTTATATCCAACAGAGGCTGATCTGTCCGGATTGCAAGAGTTCTTCCCTGATGTGAATTTGAGAAAATTATATGAGGTGGAAGGATACCATAAAAAATTATCCACCATATTGGATGGGCAATTTGCTGCAGAGCATGAAAGCGTGCAACATGAGATAGAGAACCTTCAATCGCAAGTGGAGAGCGTTGAAGTTCAAATTAGAGAACTTGGAATGGTAGGCAATCTATCTAAGGAATTCCTTGATAGACATTCAGAGATTAAAGGGAAAATAGATGCACTCAAGACACAAAACAAAGCATATCTCACATTGACTGATCTTCAAGATGCTCGAAAAAAAGCGGACGATATGCTAAAAGGTGCAATCGAGACAATACTTGCAGACATAGAGCAGGCTATTAACGATAAGATGAAGGAGTATAATGATTCGCTATTTCTTGAACCACACAAGTGTCCGCATCTGCATTTTAATGAATATAACAGTTATCGTTTTGAAACACCGGATGATACCGGAACCGGCTCAAACTACAAAGGAATGGTGATATTTGATCTTGCGGTATTGAACCTAACAGCATTACCCGCAATAACTCATGACTCGCTGATTCTTAAGAACATAAGCGACGGTTCCATCGATGGCATTATGAAGATATACGCCAACAGTAAGAAACAAATTTTTATAGCTTTTGATAAACAGGATGCATATACACCGGAAACAAGGAAGATTGTATCGGATAATAAGATATTGAAACTATCAAATAACCATTGTGAGCTTTATGGTCAGTCATGGAATGTAGAGGAGGCTCAAAATGAAGACAAGTTATAAGAAATTATGGAAGCTGTTAATTGACAGGGATATGACGAAAACTCAGCTGCGAGAAGCCGCTAAGATTAGTTCGTCATCTCTTGCAAAACTTGGCAAGGACGAAAATGTAACCACAAGCGTTCTTGCAAAGATTTGTGATGTACTGAATTGTGATGTCTCCGACATTATGGAGATGATCCCTGATGAAAATACTGAAAGCGAGGATAAAGATAATGGCTGATAAAAATACTGCCAACATTGGTTTTGAAAAACAAATCTGGGATGCGGCTTGTGTACTCTGGGGACATATTCCAGCTGCGGAATATAGGAATGTTATTATAGGACTTATCTTCCTGAGATATATTTCCACTGCCTTTGATAAAAAATATAAACAGCTTGTAGCAGAGGGCGATGGCTTTGAAGATGATCGGGATGCATATCTGGAAGATAATGTATTCTTCGTACCGGCAGAGGCACGTTGGGAAAAGATTGCGGCTGCAGCGCATAAACCGGAAATCGGTACTGCTATCGATGAGGCTATGCGTGCAATCGAAGCTGATAATAAAAAATTGAAAAATGTTCTGCCCAAAAATTATGCAAGCCCGGATCTGGATAAGAGTGTTCTCGGCGATGTTGTCGACCTCTTTACAAATATGGATATGGGCGAAACTGAGGGCAATCGTGATGTGCTCGGCAGAACTTATGAATACTGCATTGCTCAATTCGCAGCCAAAGAAGGTAAAGGTGGTGGAGAATTCTATACACCTTCAAGT is from Clostridium fermenticellae and encodes:
- a CDS encoding ABC-three component system middle component 7; its protein translation is MQLPNKLYSYENSTLDLIPKVLTELQYGSKKVKDLYSIIKPFLDDPTDFLVVMDCLYALRAVEINNNGEVYKCL
- a CDS encoding DNA ligase, giving the protein MSKMAEIDQTIKDLRDAAATINDAADWLYQQFSGVEEPEAPIKKQSEPKRKLKLKDVMPVLANLSRAGHTAEVRALLKKYGAAKLSLVDPANYEALLKNAEVIANGS
- a CDS encoding helix-turn-helix domain-containing protein, yielding MLSENIQSIRKSKGLSQEELAIKLNVVRQTVSKWERGLSVPDSEMLITISDILETPVSALLGETYTETPGDDLKVISEKLEIINLQLARSKATKRKMLHWLFIILCMLIVITAAVLISRNSLYLSWDFNDPETAVVGTFLHAFEWFFFRLAPIALIGTVVGIVLTREKRK
- a CDS encoding helix-turn-helix domain-containing protein, which codes for MKTSYKKLWKLLIDRDMTKTQLREAAKISSSSLAKLGKDENVTTSVLAKICDVLNCDVSDIMEMIPDENTESEDKDNG
- a CDS encoding ABC-three component system protein, with the translated sequence MKIHEIMMNLDNRKAIDYEKVQDQMKSIYRRLKKANKSKLEIFTEISDKIHRVTLQDDIFCQIVVSYFIQSYEVF
- a CDS encoding DUF2326 domain-containing protein, which encodes MLIEMSSPVFIEKGVVRPPIVFKEGLNVVLGREDGTNSIDKSSVLLAIDFVFGGNTYIASDGVKHIGDHTIFFTFKFEGKEYYFARNTASAEEVQICSKGYSLTGKVKTRQEFVDWLKKKYQMDFPGLSFRSTLSSFLRVYGKDNTNERKPLYGIPGDGMQKSIDRLVKLFDRYRDIEDFTSRLEEQKKKLSAYREARKYHFVSDLVGGKEKYDENLAEIHSLQVELDILTSERVSTCSEEDIEKNKLKSDLKDKKFRLEESIESKKRRLNLLDMSLSYGLYPTEADLSGLQEFFPDVNLRKLYEVEGYHKKLSTILDGQFAAEHESVQHEIENLQSQVESVEVQIRELGMVGNLSKEFLDRHSEIKGKIDALKTQNKAYLTLTDLQDARKKADDMLKGAIETILADIEQAINDKMKEYNDSLFLEPHKCPHLHFNEYNSYRFETPDDTGTGSNYKGMVIFDLAVLNLTALPAITHDSLILKNISDGSIDGIMKIYANSKKQIFIAFDKQDAYTPETRKIVSDNKILKLSNNHCELYGQSWNVEEAQNEDKL